A single genomic interval of Stieleria maiorica harbors:
- a CDS encoding AI-2E family transporter, with protein sequence MCDSMGTVAVPPVSEETPENAPSEIVVATELLARRVGWVASGIWFCAGLLSIYTLYIGRNLFMPIAVALFAYLTVRPMIRACSRLGIPTGVSAAGVMIGLCCVLSTAMYLLSGPAREMLQEVPRSMKEVKVKLAFVFDHLETVNDATEDISQAADEESLSPDEKPVPVQIKPTAWTTTSPLIAGTGNAMSFFSIAGVLLYFLMAAGDALIRNLMSALPTFSSKRRFIEAVESVQDALSSYLAWVTLINACLGITIGTAMWVLGMPSPVLWGVAAMLLNFVPIVGAMVGIACVFFVALVNHEHASYAFIVAGTYATLTTLEGQFITPSILGRSMKLSSVLVFLSIVIWGWMWGMMGVFLAVPILIALTMISQKLDAMSPINAVLGGSGGRDRGKPTDDDHSLETATSM encoded by the coding sequence ATGTGCGATTCAATGGGAACAGTGGCCGTCCCTCCGGTGTCGGAGGAAACTCCGGAAAATGCGCCGTCGGAGATCGTCGTGGCCACCGAACTTCTCGCCCGCCGCGTCGGTTGGGTCGCGTCTGGAATCTGGTTTTGTGCAGGGCTGTTGTCGATCTACACGCTCTACATCGGCCGCAACCTGTTTATGCCGATCGCCGTTGCGCTGTTCGCGTACCTGACCGTTCGCCCGATGATCCGAGCCTGTTCGCGGTTGGGGATCCCGACGGGGGTGTCTGCCGCGGGAGTGATGATCGGACTGTGTTGCGTTTTGAGCACCGCGATGTATTTGTTGTCCGGCCCAGCGCGAGAGATGCTGCAAGAGGTTCCGCGGTCGATGAAGGAGGTCAAGGTAAAGTTGGCGTTCGTGTTCGATCACCTGGAGACCGTCAACGACGCCACCGAAGACATCTCCCAAGCGGCGGACGAAGAAAGTCTATCGCCGGATGAGAAGCCGGTGCCGGTACAGATCAAACCGACCGCCTGGACGACCACTTCGCCGTTGATCGCGGGGACGGGCAACGCGATGTCGTTTTTCTCGATCGCCGGCGTGCTGCTGTATTTCTTGATGGCAGCCGGTGATGCGTTGATCCGCAACCTGATGTCAGCGTTGCCGACGTTTTCCTCTAAGCGGCGGTTTATCGAAGCGGTGGAAAGTGTCCAGGATGCGCTGAGCAGTTATTTGGCGTGGGTAACACTGATCAACGCCTGTCTGGGGATCACGATCGGCACCGCGATGTGGGTACTCGGCATGCCGTCACCCGTGCTCTGGGGCGTTGCGGCGATGCTGCTGAACTTCGTCCCGATCGTCGGCGCGATGGTCGGCATCGCGTGCGTCTTCTTCGTCGCACTGGTCAATCATGAACACGCTTCTTACGCGTTCATCGTGGCGGGGACCTACGCCACGTTGACGACTTTGGAAGGCCAATTCATCACTCCATCGATCCTGGGGCGGTCGATGAAACTCTCGTCGGTGTTGGTCTTCCTGTCGATCGTGATCTGGGGATGGATGTGGGGCATGATGGGAGTGTTCCTGGCTGTTCCTATCTTGATCGCATTGACGATGATCAGCCAAAAGCTGGATGCGATGTCGCCGATCAATGCGGTGCTCGGAGGCAGCGGCGGCCGGGATCGCGGCAAACCGACGGATGACGATCACTCGCTGGAAACCGCCACCTCGATGTAG
- a CDS encoding DUF1579 domain-containing protein: MFAKPQSEHAWLDQLIGDWKFEHDCQMPDGNTSKTEGKMTCRSLGGLWLVCESSGDAPESGPWSSIMTLGYDPSQYQYVGTFVGSMMANLWQYSGQREAGGNRLVLDTVGPRFDGKGTCDYRDTIEIAASDRWLMTSALQDDEGNWVRFMTGTHTRV, encoded by the coding sequence ATGTTTGCCAAACCGCAATCTGAGCACGCCTGGTTGGATCAATTGATCGGCGATTGGAAGTTTGAACACGACTGCCAAATGCCCGACGGGAACACATCGAAGACCGAAGGCAAAATGACGTGTCGCTCCCTCGGTGGGCTCTGGCTGGTCTGCGAAAGCAGCGGCGATGCACCCGAAAGCGGCCCTTGGTCGTCGATCATGACACTCGGTTATGACCCGTCACAATACCAATACGTCGGCACGTTCGTCGGGTCGATGATGGCCAACCTCTGGCAGTACAGCGGCCAGCGCGAGGCCGGCGGCAACCGACTGGTGCTCGATACCGTCGGTCCACGCTTCGACGGCAAGGGGACCTGTGACTATCGCGACACCATCGAAATTGCGGCCTCCGATCGTTGGCTGATGACGAGCGCGTTGCAAGACGACGAGGGCAACTGGGTGCGATTCATGACCGGCACACACACCCGCGTTTGA
- a CDS encoding putative DNA modification/repair radical SAM protein: protein MDVREKLAVLADAAKYDASCASSGSKSTRAGSTVGSTEGMGICHSYTPDGRCVSLLKILLTNYCIYDCQYCVNRISSDTPRARFTVDEVVSLTMEFYKRNYIEGLFLSSGIIQTSDYTMEQLVSVAKKLRTEQQYGGYIHLKTIPNASQSLIDEAGVWADRLSVNIELPTESDLHTLAPEKKKTQIVDAMQGIRQKIDETKADQKSGMHPPRFAPAGQSTQMIVGATETPDVAILNTASQLYDGHNLRRVYYSAYSPIPHADARLPGQSPPLVREHRLYQADWLMRFYGFDAGEIVTEADQNLALDIDPKLAWALANRHFFPVNVNRAGREELLRIPGIGAKNVKRILSIRRYKSLQTDDLKKLRVAWNRAKYFVLTADHNPQLADLDKVDLRDRAKPKHKQLMLFDTGQSARTGEV, encoded by the coding sequence ATGGATGTTCGTGAAAAACTAGCCGTCCTTGCCGACGCGGCCAAATACGATGCGTCCTGCGCCAGCAGCGGCTCCAAGTCGACGCGCGCCGGCAGCACGGTCGGCAGCACCGAAGGGATGGGCATCTGTCACAGCTACACGCCCGACGGTCGCTGTGTTTCACTGCTGAAGATCCTGCTGACCAACTACTGCATTTACGACTGCCAGTACTGTGTCAACCGAATCTCCAGCGACACACCGCGTGCCCGGTTCACGGTCGATGAAGTGGTCTCGTTGACGATGGAGTTCTACAAGCGCAACTACATCGAAGGACTGTTCCTCAGTTCCGGTATCATCCAGACGTCGGATTACACGATGGAGCAGTTGGTTTCGGTCGCCAAGAAGCTGCGGACCGAGCAGCAATACGGCGGCTACATCCATCTGAAGACGATCCCCAACGCGTCACAGAGTCTGATCGACGAAGCGGGCGTCTGGGCGGATCGTTTGAGCGTCAACATCGAACTTCCGACCGAAAGCGACCTTCACACGCTCGCCCCTGAAAAGAAGAAGACGCAAATCGTCGACGCGATGCAAGGCATCCGACAAAAGATCGATGAAACCAAAGCGGATCAGAAATCGGGCATGCACCCGCCACGCTTTGCGCCGGCCGGACAAAGCACGCAAATGATCGTCGGTGCGACCGAGACGCCGGACGTCGCAATTTTGAACACGGCGTCGCAGCTTTACGATGGCCACAACCTGCGTCGCGTTTACTATTCGGCATACAGTCCTATCCCGCACGCCGATGCCCGCTTGCCCGGACAATCCCCGCCGCTGGTCCGCGAACATCGGCTTTATCAAGCGGATTGGTTGATGCGGTTCTATGGCTTTGACGCAGGTGAGATCGTCACGGAGGCGGATCAGAACCTTGCGTTGGATATCGACCCGAAACTCGCGTGGGCTTTGGCGAACCGACATTTCTTTCCGGTCAACGTGAACCGAGCCGGACGTGAAGAGTTGTTGCGAATCCCGGGGATCGGCGCTAAAAACGTGAAACGCATCCTGAGCATTCGTCGCTATAAGAGCTTGCAGACCGACGATCTTAAAAAGTTGCGTGTGGCTTGGAACCGAGCCAAGTACTTTGTATTGACCGCAGATCACAATCCCCAACTCGCCGATCTGGACAAGGTCGACCTTCGCGACCGCGCGAAACCGAAACACAAGCAGCTGATGCTGTTTGACACCGGTCAATCCGCAAGGACGGGCGAGGTATAG
- a CDS encoding cupin domain-containing protein has product MDIPQITPQRDAPIGAMGQEYLASGKQVALRRWSEQPGDFSQLRCRDYEIVGYVVEGTLQVVIDGETATLNSGDSWLVPERADHRYRVIEPVVAIEATCPPARFNDRDDPA; this is encoded by the coding sequence ATGGACATTCCCCAAATCACACCTCAACGTGACGCCCCGATCGGTGCGATGGGGCAAGAATACCTTGCCTCGGGCAAACAGGTGGCCCTGCGCCGCTGGAGCGAGCAGCCAGGCGATTTCAGTCAACTGCGATGTCGCGACTATGAAATCGTTGGCTATGTGGTCGAAGGGACGCTCCAGGTCGTCATTGACGGTGAAACTGCGACGCTGAACTCGGGTGACTCATGGTTGGTTCCCGAGCGTGCCGACCACCGTTATCGAGTGATCGAACCGGTCGTCGCCATCGAAGCGACCTGCCCGCCGGCACGTTTCAACGACCGCGACGATCCCGCCTGA
- a CDS encoding Wadjet anti-phage system protein JetD domain-containing protein, whose amino-acid sequence MITPEAIAEKAKRIFPKAVGAWLSEEFDAFFPHRIPANLSLAKDHATAIEQVDRLRQSSKEVTGRGYTVCYESRRSRTYGLNQFPIAILLDSMDDLVHLAGCKSQWEALQKAAATLRRRKPELWPWLVQGSHWKTLLEVADVLDGLLDIVDYFQSHPRPDCFARELPLAVSTKLLESHRRRLATWLDIVLPPHTIDHRYGYDAFEPRYGLRYARPHFLLRTLDDQLQSELGLPFDELSLPAESLARLPVADVRILIVENKVNLLSLPKMKRGIALGGLGAGVTQLADVGWLHENPLLYWGDLDAEGFVILDRLRQSLPHVTSVLMDRSILEQFQDLATAGTGAQKKELAHLNAEERACYEVVCQTNRRIEQEHLPMELLVSAQD is encoded by the coding sequence GTGATCACACCCGAAGCGATTGCCGAGAAGGCGAAACGGATTTTTCCCAAAGCGGTCGGCGCGTGGCTGTCGGAGGAATTCGACGCGTTCTTCCCACACCGCATCCCCGCCAACTTGTCGCTTGCCAAGGACCACGCGACCGCAATCGAACAAGTGGACCGACTCCGCCAATCATCCAAAGAAGTCACCGGTCGCGGTTACACCGTGTGCTACGAATCGCGCCGCAGCCGCACGTATGGGTTGAACCAGTTTCCCATCGCCATCTTGCTTGATTCGATGGACGATTTGGTTCATCTGGCCGGGTGCAAGTCCCAGTGGGAAGCACTGCAGAAAGCCGCCGCGACGCTCCGACGCCGCAAACCGGAATTGTGGCCCTGGCTGGTACAAGGCAGCCACTGGAAAACGCTGTTGGAAGTCGCCGATGTTCTGGATGGATTGTTGGACATCGTGGACTATTTCCAATCGCACCCGCGCCCCGATTGTTTCGCCCGCGAGTTGCCACTGGCGGTGTCCACGAAGCTGTTGGAGAGTCATCGGCGGCGGTTGGCCACTTGGCTGGACATCGTTTTGCCTCCGCACACCATCGATCATCGCTACGGGTACGATGCCTTTGAACCTCGGTACGGGCTGCGATACGCCCGTCCGCATTTCCTGCTCAGGACCTTGGACGATCAACTGCAATCCGAACTCGGTCTTCCCTTTGACGAGTTGTCGTTGCCGGCGGAGTCGCTGGCGCGATTGCCGGTTGCAGACGTGCGCATCTTGATCGTCGAGAACAAGGTCAACCTGCTGTCGCTGCCGAAAATGAAGCGCGGCATCGCGCTGGGAGGGTTGGGAGCCGGTGTCACTCAATTGGCCGACGTAGGCTGGCTGCATGAGAATCCACTGCTCTACTGGGGTGACTTGGACGCGGAGGGGTTCGTCATCCTGGACCGGTTGCGGCAATCGCTTCCCCACGTGACGAGCGTGTTGATGGATCGGAGCATTCTGGAGCAGTTTCAAGACTTGGCCACCGCCGGCACCGGGGCACAGAAGAAAGAACTCGCCCACCTGAATGCCGAGGAACGGGCGTGCTATGAAGTGGTGTGCCAAACGAATCGACGGATCGAGCAAGAGCATCTTCCGATGGAGTTGCTGGTCTCGGCGCAGGACTAA
- a CDS encoding hemerythrin domain-containing protein: MSLNISEPLSQLYQNWLSEDRAMEAALRELRDWMNEVEQLGIPRFGETATRLQPLHDRLVKHFEREDEMIAELASSLVEPSAEFDHLRFESTNEHGLMLAHLEDLLERLGETDPPFRSWQAAMQEVEKFIHRLEQHESTETRSIGILLKEST, encoded by the coding sequence ATGAGTTTGAACATCAGTGAACCGCTGTCACAACTCTATCAGAATTGGCTGAGCGAAGACCGGGCGATGGAGGCGGCGCTTCGGGAACTTCGTGATTGGATGAATGAAGTGGAGCAGCTTGGCATCCCCCGCTTTGGAGAGACCGCCACCCGTTTGCAGCCCCTGCATGATCGGCTGGTCAAGCACTTCGAGCGTGAGGACGAGATGATCGCCGAGCTTGCGTCCTCCTTGGTCGAACCATCTGCGGAATTTGACCATTTGCGATTCGAGTCGACCAATGAGCATGGGCTGATGCTTGCCCACTTGGAGGATCTGCTGGAGCGTCTCGGCGAAACCGATCCGCCGTTTCGTTCGTGGCAGGCAGCGATGCAGGAAGTGGAGAAGTTCATTCATCGCTTGGAACAACACGAATCGACGGAAACACGCTCGATCGGCATCCTGCTGAAAGAATCTACTTGA
- a CDS encoding histone deacetylase family protein gives MTLLYYDPAFQEHVTGDHPENGDRILPVVRHLNFVALDTSCNRPAWEPATPERLHYVHTPPYVELIQQFAASGGGYIEPDTVVNPRSYEVARIGAGAICDAVVRVVGGQDTTALCLIRPPGHHAMPDHAMGFCLFNNIAVGARVATQELGLDRVLIVDFDVHHGNGTQAMFWEAADVGFFSMHRFPFYPGTGAADEIGAGPGTGTTLNLPIKFGTSREKLLQTFERYVNDFAATIKPQLVLVSAGFDAHKNDPIGSLGLESEDFGTLTRCLMEVADQHAGGKLVSVLEGGYNPHALTDCVTIHLETLLADRQN, from the coding sequence ATGACCTTGCTTTACTACGACCCGGCCTTTCAAGAACATGTCACGGGAGACCACCCGGAAAACGGCGACCGCATCCTTCCGGTGGTCCGTCATTTGAACTTTGTCGCCTTGGACACCAGCTGCAATCGGCCCGCCTGGGAGCCGGCAACGCCGGAACGGCTGCATTACGTGCACACACCGCCCTACGTCGAGTTGATCCAGCAGTTTGCCGCCAGCGGTGGCGGCTACATCGAACCCGACACGGTCGTTAACCCGCGGAGCTACGAAGTCGCGCGGATTGGGGCCGGGGCGATCTGCGATGCGGTGGTCCGCGTGGTCGGCGGACAAGACACCACCGCGCTGTGCCTGATTCGCCCACCGGGTCACCACGCGATGCCGGATCACGCGATGGGATTCTGCTTGTTCAACAACATCGCGGTCGGCGCACGTGTCGCAACACAAGAGCTAGGACTCGATCGGGTGCTAATCGTCGACTTCGACGTCCACCACGGCAATGGAACCCAAGCAATGTTTTGGGAGGCGGCCGACGTCGGTTTCTTTTCGATGCACCGATTCCCCTTCTATCCAGGAACAGGTGCGGCGGACGAAATCGGAGCCGGACCCGGTACCGGAACGACACTCAACCTGCCGATCAAATTCGGGACATCACGCGAAAAGCTCCTGCAGACCTTCGAACGCTACGTCAACGACTTTGCCGCGACGATCAAGCCTCAACTGGTTCTCGTCAGCGCCGGGTTTGACGCTCACAAGAATGACCCGATCGGTTCTTTGGGGCTGGAGAGCGAAGATTTCGGGACTCTGACACGGTGTCTGATGGAAGTCGCCGATCAACATGCCGGCGGCAAATTGGTCAGCGTTCTGGAAGGCGGATACAACCCACACGCCCTGACCGATTGCGTCACAATTCACTTGGAAACTCTGTTGGCCGATCGACAAAACTAG
- a CDS encoding sialidase family protein, producing the protein MKWLVFIGAVIMVSVTSVVVAEEAARQAVVLRLPPTPSNPRNSEGDFVRLNDGRILFVYTHFTGGGGDHSTAHLAGRFSSDDGRTWDDADTLILENNATQNIMSVSLLRLADDRIAMFYLRKQSLQDCRPVVRFSDDEAKTWTVPTEIIPDSEVGYYVLNNDRVIQLHNAQEYNAQQHNGRLVVPVALHHTPDQEKPDWTGRVMCYLSDDAGKSWQRSKTTMQAHDPNTGRRLVAQEPGVVQLHDDRVMMFVRSNAGSQLFSHSHDGGDTWSPLTPSTLQSPTSPATIERIPESDSLVCVWNDHANITPELRGKRTPLSLATSSDGGATWSPSITLFDNPDGWYCYTALEFTPDAVLLGHCAGDRTKNNGLAESQITRLPWSILGELRP; encoded by the coding sequence ATGAAGTGGTTGGTTTTTATTGGGGCGGTCATCATGGTGTCCGTGACCAGTGTGGTGGTTGCCGAGGAAGCGGCCCGGCAGGCGGTGGTGCTTCGACTGCCGCCCACGCCTTCGAACCCTCGTAATAGTGAAGGTGATTTCGTGCGGCTAAATGATGGCCGGATCCTGTTCGTCTATACACATTTCACCGGTGGCGGTGGCGATCATTCCACGGCGCATCTGGCCGGTCGCTTCTCCTCCGACGACGGCAGGACTTGGGATGACGCCGACACATTGATCCTGGAAAACAACGCCACGCAAAACATCATGTCGGTGTCGCTGCTGCGGCTGGCCGACGACCGCATCGCGATGTTTTACCTCCGAAAACAGTCGCTGCAGGATTGCCGGCCGGTGGTCCGATTCAGTGATGACGAGGCGAAGACGTGGACTGTGCCGACCGAGATCATCCCTGATTCGGAAGTCGGTTACTACGTCCTGAACAACGACCGCGTGATCCAACTACACAATGCCCAAGAATACAACGCCCAACAACACAACGGACGCCTGGTCGTTCCGGTCGCCCTGCATCACACGCCGGATCAAGAAAAACCGGATTGGACCGGCCGCGTGATGTGCTATCTGAGCGATGATGCCGGAAAGTCCTGGCAACGAAGCAAGACCACCATGCAGGCCCACGATCCTAACACCGGCCGACGTCTGGTCGCCCAAGAACCGGGCGTCGTCCAGCTTCACGATGACCGCGTGATGATGTTCGTCCGCTCCAACGCCGGAAGCCAGTTGTTCAGCCATTCGCACGACGGCGGTGACACGTGGTCGCCACTGACCCCGTCGACGCTTCAATCTCCGACCTCCCCGGCGACCATCGAACGCATCCCCGAAAGCGACTCGCTGGTCTGCGTCTGGAACGATCACGCGAACATCACGCCCGAACTGCGGGGGAAACGGACGCCGCTTTCCTTGGCCACCAGCAGCGACGGGGGAGCGACCTGGAGTCCTTCGATCACCCTCTTCGACAATCCCGACGGATGGTACTGCTACACCGCCCTCGAGTTCACGCCGGACGCCGTCCTGCTGGGACACTGCGCCGGTGATCGCACCAAGAACAACGGCCTGGCCGAATCCCAGATCACACGCCTCCCGTGGAGCATTCTCGGCGAGCTGCGCCCGTGA
- a CDS encoding 50S ribosomal L9 C-terminal domain-containing protein translates to MIGWLKSLFASEKRSDPEPDDLWNAMESMDPRNSLARLHQLKLDSEQFPVVKGLLDGTLSPADCPGVTDWCQSEAVAPTGMDGLAFALQLALRSSRTTYVIPKGQSVPAAVLPKYVSRGQLTIVVSYLGGTPVIITSLDEYLSSNSLVDFSLETLTPSKLRRRLPSQPTTVRDRDVTSSVTIAKRINEQDRLVEPLAVKELVDAINQELGYDLTADQLPEDLRPIDQLGLYSLDVQIDHSTKKKIKVWVVPSVD, encoded by the coding sequence ATGATCGGTTGGCTTAAGTCATTGTTCGCCAGCGAGAAACGGAGCGATCCGGAACCAGACGACTTGTGGAACGCCATGGAATCGATGGATCCGCGAAATTCCCTCGCTCGGCTTCACCAATTGAAATTGGACTCGGAGCAATTCCCGGTCGTCAAAGGATTGCTCGACGGTACGCTTTCTCCGGCGGATTGCCCAGGCGTCACCGACTGGTGTCAATCCGAAGCGGTGGCCCCGACTGGCATGGACGGGCTCGCCTTTGCCCTACAACTTGCACTGAGGAGCTCCCGCACAACCTACGTCATTCCGAAAGGTCAGAGTGTTCCAGCCGCAGTGCTGCCAAAATATGTCAGTCGCGGCCAGCTGACGATTGTCGTCAGCTACCTGGGCGGCACGCCGGTGATCATCACATCGCTGGATGAGTATCTTTCGAGCAACAGCCTCGTTGACTTCTCCTTGGAAACGCTAACGCCGTCAAAGTTGCGTCGGCGACTACCGAGTCAGCCGACGACCGTGCGAGATCGTGACGTCACTTCAAGCGTCACAATCGCGAAACGTATCAACGAACAGGATCGTCTAGTGGAACCGCTGGCGGTGAAGGAGTTGGTCGACGCGATCAACCAAGAACTCGGCTACGATTTGACAGCGGACCAGCTACCGGAGGATTTACGCCCCATCGATCAGTTGGGTCTCTATAGTCTTGATGTTCAAATCGATCACTCGACCAAAAAGAAAATCAAGGTCTGGGTTGTTCCATCCGTGGATTAG
- a CDS encoding UdgX family uracil-DNA binding protein (This protein belongs to the uracil DNA glycosylase superfamily, members of which act in excision repair of DNA. However, it belongs more specifically to UdgX branch, whose founding member was found to bind uracil in DNA (where it does not belong), without cleaving it, appears to promote DNA repair by a pathway involving RecA, rather than base excision.), which yields MTVQTFDQWRSAARRLLMADVPPEQVSWTADDQQLALFDSDVDDTTLVTTQHTFTVPKSFLDLAKTVACHRDAARWSLLYRTLWRLAHGKPQLMKITTDDDVDALMKMRKSVTRDVHKMKAFVRFRRVIDASGQENYVAWHRPDHRIVQLVAPFFSRRFSGMTWSILTPDESVTWDQSALQYGPGVPVSEAPDADALEELWKTYYASIFNPARVKVATMKREMPVRHWPTLPETALIDDLLKQAPDRVESMIDRQEGFAETAMHYMPERVELVSLSEAIQRCQACDLHRHATQPVFGEGPSDARLVLVGEQPGDQEDRQGRPFVGPAGKLLDQALQRAGIRRDAIYVTNVVKHFNFTEATGARGIRRLHQKPNVREVFACRPWLEAELALIQPQVIVCLGATAAQSLFGRDFQISKGRGKLIATDWCERTIATWHPSAILRMPDQARKSEMEQQLFDDLVRANNASH from the coding sequence ATGACGGTCCAGACGTTCGACCAATGGCGATCCGCGGCGCGACGACTGCTTATGGCCGACGTGCCGCCGGAACAGGTCAGTTGGACGGCCGACGACCAGCAACTTGCTTTATTCGATTCGGATGTCGACGATACAACGTTGGTCACGACGCAGCACACGTTCACGGTTCCAAAATCGTTTCTGGATCTTGCCAAGACCGTCGCCTGTCACCGGGACGCCGCGCGTTGGAGTTTACTTTATCGAACATTGTGGCGACTGGCCCATGGTAAACCTCAGCTGATGAAAATCACCACCGACGATGATGTTGACGCGTTGATGAAGATGCGGAAATCGGTCACGCGAGACGTCCATAAGATGAAGGCGTTCGTGCGGTTTCGTCGGGTGATCGATGCCAGCGGCCAGGAAAACTACGTCGCATGGCACAGGCCCGATCATCGCATCGTCCAATTGGTCGCCCCGTTCTTCAGCCGGCGATTCAGCGGGATGACGTGGTCGATTCTCACGCCGGACGAATCGGTGACTTGGGACCAGTCGGCCTTGCAGTACGGTCCCGGTGTTCCGGTCAGCGAAGCGCCCGATGCCGATGCTCTCGAGGAACTGTGGAAAACGTATTATGCATCGATCTTCAATCCGGCTCGCGTGAAAGTCGCCACGATGAAGCGCGAGATGCCGGTACGTCATTGGCCGACGTTGCCTGAAACCGCGTTGATCGATGATCTTTTGAAACAGGCGCCCGATCGAGTGGAATCGATGATCGATCGGCAGGAGGGCTTTGCCGAGACGGCGATGCATTACATGCCGGAGCGTGTGGAGTTGGTGTCTTTAAGTGAAGCGATTCAACGTTGCCAAGCGTGCGATCTTCATCGGCATGCGACGCAACCGGTTTTCGGTGAAGGGCCATCCGATGCTCGCCTCGTGCTGGTCGGAGAGCAACCGGGCGACCAGGAAGACCGGCAAGGCCGCCCCTTCGTCGGTCCCGCCGGCAAGTTGCTCGACCAGGCGTTGCAGCGGGCCGGGATCCGACGCGACGCGATTTATGTCACGAATGTCGTCAAGCACTTTAATTTCACCGAGGCGACGGGTGCTCGCGGAATACGTCGACTGCACCAGAAACCGAACGTGCGCGAGGTGTTTGCGTGCCGGCCATGGTTGGAAGCCGAGTTGGCACTGATTCAGCCGCAGGTGATTGTCTGCCTGGGAGCGACGGCGGCGCAATCGCTCTTTGGGCGTGACTTTCAGATCTCCAAGGGCCGCGGCAAGTTGATCGCGACCGATTGGTGCGAGCGCACGATTGCGACCTGGCACCCCTCCGCGATCTTGCGGATGCCCGACCAGGCGAGGAAGTCCGAAATGGAACAACAACTCTTCGACGATTTGGTCCGCGCCAACAACGCTTCACACTGA